From the Flavobacterium galactosidilyticum genome, one window contains:
- the gcvP gene encoding aminomethyl-transferring glycine dehydrogenase, with product MKTDAFALRHIGPRENDLHHMLKTIGAESLDQLIDETIPSDIRLKSDLDLDPAMTEYEFANHITQLGNKNKMFQSYIGLGYNAAIIPAVIQRNVFENPGWYTAYTPYQAEIAQGRLEAILNFQTMVIELTGMEIANASLLDEATAAAEAMALLFDVRTRDQKKANVCKFFVSDAILPQTLSVLQTRSTPIGVELVVGDHQEFDFSTEFFGAILQYPGKFGQVHDYAQFIAKAAENEIKVAVAADILSLAKLTPPGEMGAAVVLGTTQRFGIPLGYGGPHAAYFATKDEYKRSMPGRIIGVTIDTNGNRALRMALQTREQHIKRDKATSNICTAQVLLSVMAGMYAVYHGPKGLRYIANKVHASAVTLTNTLEKLGFEQTNTAFFDTIVIKADAQKVKEIALQNEVNFYYIDENTVSISLNETTSIADLNKIVGIFASAKGTQATTIESLSQTNHFPESVERTSTFLEHDVFTKHHSETALMRYIKMLERKDLALNHSMISLGSCTMKLNAASEMLPLSNAQWNNIHPFAPLDQAQGYQEMLAKLEKQLNVITGFAGTTLQPNSGAQGEYAGLMVIRAYHQSRGDHHRNIALIPSSAHGTNPASAAMAGMKVVVTKTLENGNIDVEDLRAKAILHKDNLSCLMVTYPSTHGVFESAIKEITQLIHDNGGQVYMDGANMNAQVGLTNPATIGADVCHLNLHKTFAIPHGGGGPGVGPICVAPQLVPFLPTNPVIPTGGENAITAISAAPWGSALVCLISYGYICMLGAEGLKQSTAYAILNANYIKEKLNGHYDTLYSGEMGRAAHEMILECRPFKEKGIEVTDIAKRLMDYGFHAPTVSFPVAGTLMIEPTESENLEELDRFCDAMIAIRKEIEEATLDNSNNVLKNAPHTLMMVTTDNWIFPYSREAAAFPLDYIAENKFWPTVRRVDEAYGDRNLNCSCAPIEAYMES from the coding sequence ATGAAAACAGACGCTTTTGCATTAAGACACATCGGCCCAAGAGAAAATGATTTACATCATATGTTGAAGACAATTGGGGCTGAAAGTCTAGATCAATTGATCGATGAAACTATTCCAAGTGATATTCGCTTAAAATCAGATTTGGATTTAGATCCAGCAATGACTGAATATGAGTTTGCTAATCACATCACTCAATTAGGAAATAAAAACAAGATGTTTCAATCATACATTGGGTTAGGATACAATGCAGCAATTATTCCTGCAGTTATCCAGCGCAATGTATTTGAAAACCCAGGGTGGTACACGGCATATACGCCATACCAAGCAGAAATTGCGCAAGGTCGTTTAGAAGCGATTTTGAATTTTCAAACTATGGTTATCGAATTGACTGGAATGGAAATTGCAAATGCATCTTTACTTGACGAAGCTACAGCAGCAGCAGAAGCTATGGCTTTATTATTTGATGTTAGAACCCGTGACCAAAAGAAAGCTAACGTATGCAAATTTTTCGTTTCTGATGCAATTCTACCACAGACATTATCTGTTTTACAAACTCGCTCTACTCCCATAGGCGTTGAGTTAGTTGTGGGAGATCACCAAGAATTTGATTTTTCTACTGAATTTTTCGGAGCAATCCTTCAATATCCAGGGAAATTTGGACAAGTTCATGATTACGCTCAATTCATCGCTAAAGCTGCCGAAAACGAAATAAAAGTAGCCGTTGCTGCTGATATTTTGAGTTTAGCAAAATTGACTCCTCCAGGAGAAATGGGCGCTGCCGTAGTTTTAGGAACTACACAACGTTTCGGAATTCCGTTAGGTTACGGAGGTCCACACGCAGCGTATTTTGCTACCAAAGACGAATACAAACGAAGCATGCCAGGAAGAATCATTGGTGTAACCATTGATACTAACGGAAATCGTGCCCTTCGTATGGCATTACAAACCCGCGAACAACACATTAAACGTGACAAAGCAACTTCAAACATTTGTACTGCTCAGGTTTTATTATCTGTAATGGCAGGAATGTATGCTGTTTATCACGGACCAAAAGGTTTGAGATATATCGCTAATAAAGTACATGCTTCTGCAGTAACATTAACAAACACCTTAGAAAAATTAGGTTTTGAACAAACTAATACTGCTTTCTTTGACACTATCGTTATAAAAGCTGATGCTCAAAAAGTAAAAGAAATTGCACTACAAAACGAAGTTAACTTTTATTACATTGACGAAAATACGGTTTCAATCTCATTGAATGAAACAACAAGTATCGCTGATTTAAATAAGATTGTTGGGATTTTCGCTTCCGCAAAAGGGACTCAAGCAACAACAATTGAAAGTTTATCTCAAACGAATCATTTCCCAGAAAGCGTTGAAAGAACTTCAACTTTCTTAGAGCATGATGTTTTTACAAAACACCATTCAGAAACAGCATTAATGCGTTATATCAAAATGTTAGAGCGTAAAGATTTAGCGTTAAATCATTCTATGATTTCATTAGGATCATGTACAATGAAATTAAATGCTGCTTCAGAGATGTTGCCTTTAAGCAACGCACAATGGAACAACATTCACCCATTTGCACCACTAGATCAAGCGCAAGGATATCAAGAAATGCTTGCTAAACTAGAGAAACAATTAAACGTAATTACTGGTTTCGCTGGAACTACATTACAGCCTAATTCTGGTGCTCAAGGAGAATATGCAGGACTTATGGTTATTCGTGCGTATCACCAATCAAGAGGAGATCACCACAGAAATATTGCTTTAATACCTTCATCTGCACATGGAACTAATCCTGCTTCTGCAGCAATGGCTGGAATGAAAGTAGTGGTTACAAAAACATTAGAAAACGGAAATATCGACGTAGAAGATTTACGCGCAAAAGCAATTTTACACAAAGACAATCTTTCATGTTTGATGGTTACTTACCCGTCAACTCACGGTGTATTTGAAAGTGCTATAAAAGAAATCACGCAATTGATTCACGATAATGGTGGACAAGTATATATGGATGGTGCTAACATGAATGCACAAGTTGGATTAACAAATCCAGCAACTATCGGTGCTGACGTATGTCACTTAAACTTACACAAAACGTTCGCTATTCCTCACGGTGGTGGTGGACCAGGTGTAGGGCCGATCTGTGTTGCTCCACAATTAGTTCCGTTTTTACCAACTAATCCGGTAATACCTACAGGTGGTGAAAATGCTATCACAGCTATTTCTGCTGCACCTTGGGGTTCTGCATTAGTTTGTTTGATTTCTTACGGATACATCTGCATGTTAGGTGCTGAAGGTTTGAAACAATCAACAGCATATGCAATTTTAAACGCAAACTATATTAAAGAGAAATTAAACGGTCATTATGACACTTTATACTCTGGAGAAATGGGTCGAGCAGCTCACGAAATGATCCTTGAATGTCGTCCATTCAAAGAAAAAGGAATCGAAGTAACTGATATCGCAAAACGATTGATGGATTACGGTTTCCACGCTCCTACTGTTTCTTTCCCAGTTGCAGGAACCTTAATGATCGAACCAACAGAAAGTGAAAACTTAGAAGAATTAGATCGATTTTGTGATGCAATGATTGCTATCCGAAAAGAAATTGAAGAAGCAACTTTGGATAATTCTAATAACGTACTAAAAAATGCACCACATACTTTAATGATGGTAACCACTGATAATTGGATTTTTCCATACAGTCGTGAAGCAGCAGCATTCCCATTAGATTATATCGCTGAAAACAAATTTTGGCCTACGGTTCGTCGAGTAGATGAAGCCTATGGTGATAGAAACTTAAATTGTTCATGCGCACCAATTGAAGCCTACATGGAAAGTTAG
- a CDS encoding 3-oxoacyl-ACP synthase III family protein, which yields MKIKIAGIGSYIPEKRISNADFGNHVFLNEDGTAFGYPNEVVINKFKGITGIEQRRYAEDHLSSSDLAYFAAKKAIENAQIDPETIDYIIFAHNFGDVKKGAIQSDMLPSLATRVKHKLQIKNPKCVAYDILFGCPGWIEGVLQANAFIKSGMAKRCLVIGSETLSRVVDDHDRDSMIYSDGAGASIIEASDDESGLLSYESATYAMEEANYLFFGKSYDPEADPDHRYIKMHGRKIYEFALNNVPTAMKSCVEKSGLGIDDVKKILIHQANEKMDEAIIQRFYKLHDKPVPQDIMPMSIHELGNSSVATVPTLFDLLIRGEIKDQQINKGDILLFASVGAGMNINAFIYRY from the coding sequence ATGAAAATAAAAATAGCCGGAATAGGAAGTTATATTCCTGAGAAGAGAATAAGCAATGCAGACTTTGGAAACCATGTATTTTTAAATGAGGACGGAACCGCATTTGGCTATCCTAACGAGGTTGTCATCAATAAATTTAAAGGAATTACAGGAATCGAACAAAGGCGTTATGCTGAAGATCATTTATCCTCATCTGATTTAGCTTATTTTGCTGCTAAAAAAGCAATTGAAAACGCACAAATCGATCCTGAAACAATAGATTATATCATTTTTGCACATAATTTTGGTGACGTAAAAAAAGGGGCAATTCAATCAGATATGCTACCTAGTTTAGCAACCAGAGTAAAGCATAAATTACAAATAAAAAACCCAAAGTGCGTTGCTTACGATATCCTTTTTGGTTGTCCAGGATGGATTGAAGGCGTACTTCAAGCCAATGCCTTTATCAAATCTGGAATGGCTAAACGTTGTTTAGTTATTGGTTCTGAAACTCTATCAAGAGTCGTTGACGACCACGATAGAGATTCAATGATTTATTCTGACGGTGCTGGCGCTTCTATTATCGAAGCTTCTGATGACGAATCAGGATTGCTTTCATACGAGAGCGCAACTTATGCAATGGAAGAAGCTAACTACTTATTTTTCGGTAAATCATACGATCCAGAAGCAGATCCGGACCACCGTTATATAAAAATGCATGGTCGTAAAATTTACGAATTTGCATTGAACAACGTTCCAACAGCAATGAAAAGTTGTGTAGAAAAAAGTGGACTTGGCATAGACGATGTTAAAAAAATTCTGATTCACCAAGCCAATGAAAAAATGGATGAAGCAATCATACAACGCTTTTACAAACTACACGACAAACCGGTTCCTCAAGATATTATGCCTATGAGCATTCATGAATTAGGAAACAGCAGCGTAGCTACGGTACCTACTCTTTTTGACTTATTAATTAGAGGTGAAATTAAAGACCAGCAAATAAACAAAGGCGATATTTTATTATTTGCTTCTGTTGGAGCAGGAATGAATATCAACGCCTTCATATACAGATACTAA
- a CDS encoding methyltransferase domain-containing protein, with the protein MYEKTFPNKRFKHTLEFLNKHITTTSTILDLGVENPFSKIMKEEGFTVTNTTGEDLDNDQTVFQKGKTDVVTAFEIFEHLLNPYTILNEIKSDKLFISIPLRLWFSPAYRSKTDMWDRHYHEFEDWQLDWLLEKTGWKIIDRQKWTNPVKKFGIRPLLRKFTPRYYIVYAEKIK; encoded by the coding sequence ATGTACGAAAAAACGTTTCCTAATAAAAGATTCAAACACACATTAGAATTTCTAAACAAACACATTACAACGACATCCACTATTTTAGATTTAGGGGTCGAAAATCCTTTTTCTAAAATCATGAAAGAAGAAGGTTTTACAGTTACAAATACAACTGGCGAAGACTTGGACAATGATCAAACGGTTTTCCAAAAAGGAAAAACAGATGTTGTTACTGCCTTTGAAATTTTCGAACATTTATTAAATCCCTACACTATCTTAAACGAAATCAAATCGGATAAGCTATTCATTTCTATTCCGTTACGTTTGTGGTTTTCTCCAGCTTATAGAAGCAAAACTGACATGTGGGACAGACACTATCATGAATTTGAAGACTGGCAATTGGATTGGCTTTTAGAAAAAACAGGATGGAAAATAATAGACCGTCAAAAATGGACAAACCCCGTTAAAAAATTTGGCATTCGTCCTTTATTGCGAAAATTCACGCCAAGATATTATATTGTTTACGCTGAAAAAATAAAATAA